The genomic window GGGATGATCCCGTGGCGACGTCGATCAACAGGGTCGTCTATATCGCTGCCGCGGGCGAAGTCGTCGCCCCATTCCTCTCCTCGGCGAGAGACTTCGCCTCTTTGCCAACGAGCGTCTCGACTCGCAGGGCGAGCACACAGGTGGCGGGGCCGAACTTGTCGATCTCTTCCTGCGTCGCCCCACGAGGATTGGCCAGCGTTGCCGCATATGCGAGACCGAGCTCCATGAGCGCCACCTGTCGCTCCTGTTCGTCTTCAACCTCCTCGATGCACCCCGTCGCCACGGCGCTGCGATAACGCGTCGAATAGTTCTCGGGCACGACATCATCGGCGAACGTCACACAGAAGCTCGCGCGGTTCGTTCCCTCCTGCGCTCCCTGGCGAATGAGCTCGATCTTGTGCCCCTTGAGTGCCCCGTGGAAGTAGAACGTGCCGAGCGGAGCTGCATCCGTTGCAGGCTCGTACACGTAGCTTATCGGTACCTGATAGGGAACGCCCGCAACGGGGTCGTTCAGGGCCAGGGTTCCGGACGTCGCCCCGTGAGCTACCAGCAGCGATGCCACCTCTTCACGTGGGAGCTCTTGGCGTGTCCGGCGCATGGGAATGGTCTGCGCCCGCGTTGGATTCTCCGCGGAGGCGGAGGCCGGCTTGGTTTTGGCCGCGAGCTGCTCGTCGATGAGCTCGACCTCATGAGCGAAGTCGGCCCCGGCCTGATCCGCTCGCTTCCTCTTCTCGATGCCGAGCGCATCCATCTGGCCGATGTACTCCTGCGCCATGCGCTTCCACGTGGCTCGCTCCTCGTCGGTGATGGTGCGCAGCACGCGACACGGGCTCCCGACGGCTATGCAGTGGTCGGGGATGTCGTGCGTTACGACTGACCCCGCTCCGATGACGACGTCGCTTCCGATAGTGACGCCGGGGCAGATGGTCGTGTTTCCCCCGATCCAGACGTCATCGCCGATCGTGATGGGAAGGGCCAGCTCAACGTGCGTGTTACGTGTCTCGGCATCGATGGGGTGCGTCGGCGTGTACATCCCTACCTGCGGTCCGACGAACACATTGTCGCCAATCGTGATGGGTGCGCAGTCGAGGAAAACGCAGCTGGTGTTGGCATAGAAGCCCCGCCCCAGCGAGATATTGCTTCCGTAGTCGCAGCGAAATGGCGGCTCGATGCAGCAGTCGTCGGCGAGCGATCCGATGAGCATCTCAAGCAGCGCACGACGACCCTGCGGATCCGTGACGCTCGAGGCGTTATAGCGCTCCAGGAGGATGCGGCACCTGATGAACGCGCGCGACATCTCGGGATCCTCGTAGCCACCTCCGTAAAGCAGCCCGGCAAGTGCTCGCTGTATCTGCGAACCGCTGCTCGCAATCTCTTCGAGATCAGTGGAGTCGACTGTCTGGGACGGCGCGAGGCTCTCGTTACTCATGGGCTTCCCTTCGGGTGGCGGCGCGGTCGGGTTGGCATGCAGATTGCCCACATACAAGCGTAGCCCGAAAGGGGGTCCGTGCCTCTCGCGGCACGGTATCTCCTCAGAGGGCCGTAGCTAACTCGGAGGCATTCCTCCCCGTTTTCGCTTCGGTACAATGAGAAAGATCGGTGGCATCCTATAGGGTGAGGGGCGCGCGATGGAGACATTTCTGAACGCACATGCCGACACGGTTCTCGTCGTGGCGCTGTGGTCCCCTGCTATCGTTGCGGGGCTGTGCTTCCTCATCTCGTTTGTGCGCGAGCCTCGTCGCTTTCGTAACGCTATCTACCTGCTGGCCGGTCTTCTGTGGGCCGCCCTGATGCTCGGCATGCGCTTTGGCCAGCTGTGGATGGTGATACCGCTTGTCCTTGCTGCGCTTCTGTTCCCTCTCGCTGCCTCGGGACTGCTCGTTGCGAATTGCGTCACCGTTGTGCGGCGCAACGGTTTGTCAGCGTCAAGCTTGCTGCCCGGTGCACTCGCGGCTTTCATCCTGCTCATGTATTTTGCCTTGCCGGTGGCGGTGACGCTCTCTGCGCCGGTGTGGGTTATCGAAGTCATCGGCCTGCTGATGCTGGAGGGGCTCTGGTTCTCGTTCACGCTCGTGGCGCTCCTGCTGTACTCGTGGTTTTACCGCGTCCTGCCACGTCGCCGCACGTACGACTACATCGTCGTGCACGGAGCTGGCCTGGTGGGTGACAAGCCGTCGCCGCTTCTGGCGGGGCGCCTTGACCGTGCGCTCGAGCTGTGGGATCGCCAGGGTCGCGTGGGGTATTTCATTGTCTCGGGAGGCCAGGGGCCTGACGAGGAGGTGTCGGAGGCGCGGGCCATGCACGCTTATCTTGCTAAGCGCGGTGTTCCCGACGAGATGATCCTCGACGAGGACGAGTCCACGACAACTATGGAGAACCTTGCGTTCTCTAAGCGCATCATGGACGAGCGGGCGGGCCTTGGTGCGCCTGCTGGCGATGTCCCCACTCCATCGCGCGCCGGCGCCCCCCGGCGATGCCGTCCGTATCGCTGCGCCGTCGTCACAAGCGACTTCCATGTGTTTCGCTGTGCTGAATATGCCCACAAGCTGGGCATTCAGGCCGACGGCGTCGGGAGCCCCACGCGCGGCTGGTACTGGCCGGCCGCGTTCATGCGCGAGTTCATTGCTATCACGAAGGCCCATCTGTGGCCGTATGTCGTCATCTTCGTGTTATGGGCGCTCTACATCGCGGCAACGTACGTATTCTAGTCGCGCGGCGGGAAGCTTCACATCTGCATTTTCCTGCTGGTTCGTCCGCTTCTTTTCGAGGCCATTTAGAGGAAGTGAATGCCATTTCGCTTCCTCTAGGTAAGATATAGAGGAAGCGAGACACCGCGTGCCACCCTTGTGTTACGCGTAGAGCAGCAGATAAGAGGTGAACTTAGAGATGTCATGTCGGCAAACGGAAAAAGAACGGGACTTTTTGCAGCCATGCTCAGTATGTCCGCATGATCAGGACGGTGTGGAAGAGCTAGGGGGCCGGACTGTTCTACCAGGGGGGAAACAACAACCCGGCGCTTTGTGGCCACCCGTTGTTTTGGAAGAGCTGCCGTGGCATCGCGATCCGGACGAGCTTGTTTTTGCCTCGAAGCGCCAGCGTCAGCGCATCAGATCGACAT from Coriobacteriia bacterium includes these protein-coding regions:
- a CDS encoding pyridoxamine 5'-phosphate oxidase family protein; translated protein: MSNESLAPSQTVDSTDLEEIASSGSQIQRALAGLLYGGGYEDPEMSRAFIRCRILLERYNASSVTDPQGRRALLEMLIGSLADDCCIEPPFRCDYGSNISLGRGFYANTSCVFLDCAPITIGDNVFVGPQVGMYTPTHPIDAETRNTHVELALPITIGDDVWIGGNTTICPGVTIGSDVVIGAGSVVTHDIPDHCIAVGSPCRVLRTITDEERATWKRMAQEYIGQMDALGIEKRKRADQAGADFAHEVELIDEQLAAKTKPASASAENPTRAQTIPMRRTRQELPREEVASLLVAHGATSGTLALNDPVAGVPYQVPISYVYEPATDAAPLGTFYFHGALKGHKIELIRQGAQEGTNRASFCVTFADDVVPENYSTRYRSAVATGCIEEVEDEQERQVALMELGLAYAATLANPRGATQEEIDKFGPATCVLALRVETLVGKEAKSLAEERNGATTSPAAAI
- a CDS encoding YdcF family protein; the encoded protein is METFLNAHADTVLVVALWSPAIVAGLCFLISFVREPRRFRNAIYLLAGLLWAALMLGMRFGQLWMVIPLVLAALLFPLAASGLLVANCVTVVRRNGLSASSLLPGALAAFILLMYFALPVAVTLSAPVWVIEVIGLLMLEGLWFSFTLVALLLYSWFYRVLPRRRTYDYIVVHGAGLVGDKPSPLLAGRLDRALELWDRQGRVGYFIVSGGQGPDEEVSEARAMHAYLAKRGVPDEMILDEDESTTTMENLAFSKRIMDERAGLGAPAGDVPTPSRAGAPRRCRPYRCAVVTSDFHVFRCAEYAHKLGIQADGVGSPTRGWYWPAAFMREFIAITKAHLWPYVVIFVLWALYIAATYVF